One segment of Gemmatimonadales bacterium DNA contains the following:
- a CDS encoding NAD(P) transhydrogenase subunit alpha, with translation MSGTAIIELYVFVLAGFVGYLVITKVPPLLHTPLMSATNAISAISLVGSLVAAGADRNRVSTILGFVAVTAATINVVGGFLITDRMLRMFKREDSPPQVKP, from the coding sequence ATGTCCGGCACCGCCATTATCGAGCTCTACGTATTCGTGCTCGCCGGTTTCGTCGGGTACCTGGTCATCACCAAGGTGCCGCCGCTGCTGCACACGCCGCTCATGTCCGCCACCAACGCCATCTCGGCGATCTCGCTGGTGGGCTCGCTGGTGGCCGCCGGCGCGGACCGGAACCGGGTCAGCACCATCCTCGGTTTCGTGGCGGTCACCGCGGCCACCATCAACGTGGTCGGCGGCTTTCTCATCACCGACCGGATGCTGAGGATGTTCAAGCGGGAGGACAGCCCGCCCCAGGTCAAGCCGTGA
- a CDS encoding sigma-70 family RNA polymerase sigma factor, protein MKARAKRRPVRPAQIARAIDEGRESLDLYLDEISRVPLLNREEEMELARKAYKGNIAAQERLARHNVRFVVSVAKKFQNRGVPLVDLIGEGNLGLMTAARKFDPDRGVKFISYAVWWIRQAVQAAIARHGRPVRVPLNRTADLSRLGRTTTLLKDRLGRMPTTEELARATGLTVEAVRSLSALNSEAVRLDHPTRDGEGNERIERFTSGEQESTDMSTMANSQTRDIEAALAALPPRDAKVLRLYFGLDDGNSRTLEEIGRMMGVTRERIRQLRDRALLRLREGETGDRLRDLVA, encoded by the coding sequence ATGAAGGCGCGTGCCAAGCGTCGCCCGGTGCGACCGGCGCAGATCGCTCGTGCAATCGATGAAGGCCGCGAAAGTCTGGACCTGTATCTCGACGAGATCAGTCGGGTCCCACTGCTCAATCGTGAAGAGGAGATGGAGCTGGCCCGCAAGGCGTACAAGGGAAACATCGCCGCCCAGGAAAGGCTTGCCCGGCACAACGTGCGATTCGTAGTCTCCGTGGCCAAGAAGTTCCAGAATCGGGGCGTCCCGCTGGTCGACCTGATCGGCGAGGGCAACCTGGGGCTGATGACGGCCGCCCGGAAGTTCGATCCCGACCGCGGCGTCAAGTTCATCTCCTACGCCGTGTGGTGGATCCGCCAGGCAGTGCAGGCCGCCATCGCGCGCCACGGCCGGCCGGTGCGGGTGCCACTCAATCGGACCGCGGATCTGAGCCGGCTCGGCCGCACCACCACGCTGCTCAAGGACCGGCTCGGCCGCATGCCCACCACCGAGGAGCTGGCCCGCGCCACCGGGCTCACCGTGGAGGCGGTGCGCTCGCTGAGCGCGCTCAACTCCGAGGCCGTGCGGCTCGACCACCCCACCCGGGACGGCGAGGGCAACGAGCGGATCGAGCGCTTCACCAGCGGGGAGCAGGAAAGCACCGACATGAGCACCATGGCCAACAGCCAGACTCGGGACATCGAGGCGGCCCTGGCGGCGCTCCCCCCGCGCGACGCGAAGGTGCTCCGGCTTTACTTCGGGCTGGACGACGGGAACAGCCGAACGCTGGAGGAGATCGGTCGCATGATGGGCGTCACCCGCGAGCGGATCCGCCAGCTCCGGGACCGCGCGCTGCTGCGGCTTCGGGAAGGCGAGACCGGCGATCGGCTGCGGGATCTGGTGGCGTAA
- a CDS encoding Re/Si-specific NAD(P)(+) transhydrogenase subunit alpha, whose protein sequence is MRIGVPKETAPGERRVALVPDSVARLVKAGHEVLVQRGAGESAYYPDRDYATAGATLAEDAPAVLGQADLVLKVQKPSAEEVGALRAGSTLVSFLAPAASAELLADLAARNVTALSMELVPRITRAQSMDALSSQATVAGYQAVLLGATRLPRLLPMLTTAAGTLAPAKTFVLGAGVAGLQAIATARRLGAIVSAFDVRAVVKEQIHSLGASFVEAEQVSAEGQGGYATELAQEQQRKVLEAVGRHIKDMDLVITTAQIPGRPAPRLITEEMVGSMRAGSVIVDLAAETGGNCDLTRLGETVVAHDVRILGPANLASSLPLHASQMYSRNLLTLLQHLLKDGALVLDLADEITGAMVVVHEGELRRK, encoded by the coding sequence ATGCGCATCGGAGTTCCCAAAGAGACCGCTCCCGGCGAGCGGCGGGTCGCGCTGGTGCCCGATTCCGTGGCGCGGCTGGTCAAGGCCGGGCACGAGGTGCTGGTGCAGCGCGGAGCGGGGGAGAGCGCCTACTATCCGGACCGGGACTACGCCACCGCCGGCGCCACCCTCGCCGAGGACGCGCCGGCGGTGTTGGGGCAGGCCGACTTGGTGCTCAAGGTCCAGAAACCCTCCGCCGAGGAGGTGGGCGCGCTTCGGGCCGGCAGCACGCTGGTCAGCTTTCTGGCGCCGGCCGCCAGCGCCGAGCTGCTGGCCGATCTCGCCGCCCGCAACGTCACGGCGCTCAGCATGGAGCTGGTTCCCCGGATCACCCGCGCCCAGTCGATGGACGCGCTCTCCTCCCAGGCCACGGTGGCCGGCTACCAGGCGGTACTGCTCGGCGCCACCCGGCTGCCCCGGTTGCTCCCCATGCTCACCACGGCGGCTGGCACCCTGGCCCCGGCCAAGACCTTCGTCCTCGGCGCCGGGGTCGCCGGGCTCCAGGCCATCGCCACCGCGCGAAGGCTGGGGGCGATCGTCTCCGCGTTCGACGTCCGGGCGGTGGTCAAGGAGCAGATCCACAGTCTCGGCGCCAGCTTCGTGGAGGCGGAGCAGGTGAGCGCGGAAGGCCAGGGCGGGTACGCTACCGAGCTGGCCCAGGAGCAGCAGCGCAAGGTGCTGGAGGCCGTCGGCCGCCACATCAAGGACATGGACCTGGTCATCACGACGGCGCAGATCCCCGGCCGCCCGGCGCCGCGCCTCATCACCGAGGAGATGGTCGGCTCGATGCGGGCTGGCTCGGTCATCGTGGACCTGGCGGCGGAGACCGGGGGGAATTGCGACCTCACCCGCCTGGGCGAGACCGTCGTCGCCCACGACGTCCGGATCCTGGGGCCCGCCAATCTGGCGAGCTCGCTGCCGCTGCATGCCAGTCAGATGTACAGCCGAAACCTGCTGACCCTGCTCCAGCACCTGCTCAAGGACGGCGCGCTCGTGCTCGACCTGGCCGATGAGATCACCGGCGCCATGGTCGTGGTCCACGAGGGCGAACTCCGGAGGAAATGA
- a CDS encoding BTAD domain-containing putative transcriptional regulator → MLRLRTFGGLSLSRGAENLTGAVTQRRRLAILALLAVARDGGLSRDKLQACLWPESDAERARHVLNQLLYAQRRQPGQEALFVGKKTLRLNPEVITTDVAEFEEALTRGALEEAVALYGGPFLDGFFLKDAPEFERWVDGQRNRLARQAGATLIALAKRAALNEDDPGALAWWRRAADLDPLDSTVALALVQTLARLGDRSGALRHARRHAQELAAQLGVPPDPGWREIIIQLEG, encoded by the coding sequence ATGCTCCGGCTGCGCACCTTCGGTGGGCTGTCCCTGTCGCGTGGGGCCGAAAACCTCACCGGCGCCGTCACCCAGCGGCGGCGGCTGGCGATCCTTGCCCTGCTCGCCGTGGCTCGGGACGGCGGACTCAGCCGTGACAAGCTGCAGGCCTGCCTCTGGCCCGAGTCGGATGCCGAGCGGGCGCGCCATGTGCTGAACCAGCTCCTCTATGCGCAGCGGAGGCAGCCTGGCCAGGAGGCCCTGTTCGTAGGGAAAAAGACGCTCCGGCTCAATCCCGAGGTGATCACGACCGACGTGGCTGAGTTCGAGGAGGCGCTGACTCGGGGAGCTCTGGAGGAGGCGGTCGCCCTTTATGGGGGGCCATTTCTGGATGGATTCTTCCTGAAGGACGCGCCGGAGTTCGAGCGCTGGGTGGACGGCCAGCGCAACCGCCTGGCGCGACAAGCCGGGGCCACGCTCATCGCGCTGGCGAAGCGTGCAGCTCTGAATGAGGACGATCCAGGCGCGCTGGCATGGTGGCGTCGCGCCGCCGATCTCGACCCGCTGGACTCAACCGTCGCGCTCGCGCTGGTCCAGACGCTTGCTCGGCTCGGCGATCGCTCCGGCGCGCTTCGACACGCCCGCCGACACGCCCAGGAGCTCGCGGCGCAGCTCGGTGTGCCGCCCGACCCAGGCTGGCGGGAGATCATCATTCAGTTGGAGGGGTGA
- a CDS encoding NAD(P)(+) transhydrogenase (Re/Si-specific) subunit beta produces the protein MTARELFIQATYLAASVLFILGLKSLTRADRARRGMNQAAVGMLLAIVGTLVNHEIVRYDWIIAGLLIGTVIGYPLGMFVPMTAMPQRIAISHMFGALAATLVGIAEYYTAMSHGGVEGPKMAALGFEVVFGALTVSGSFMAFGKLQEFITGRPVTYPGQNLANIGLFALTLAIFAFLIVHPGHPALFYSMVLFSFVFGFLLVLPIGGADMPVVISLMNSYAGLASAATGFAIGNNVLIIAGALDGASGFILSIIMSKAMNRSFGNVLFGAFGSAGGLASTKTATGLTVRPISIEDAAIQLAYAQHVIVVPGYGLAVAQAQHQVRELADLVEKNGGDVKYAIHPVAGRMPGHMNVLLAEANIAYDKLKEMEEINGEFAHADVALVIGANDVVNPAARSDRSSPIYGMPILNVDQAKHVIVMKRSMNTGFAGIENELFYDPKTSMLFGDAKASLTKLVAEVKNV, from the coding sequence GTGACGGCGCGGGAGCTCTTCATCCAGGCCACCTATCTGGCGGCCTCGGTCCTCTTCATTCTGGGTCTCAAGAGTCTCACCCGCGCCGACCGGGCGCGGCGGGGGATGAACCAGGCCGCGGTAGGCATGCTGCTGGCGATCGTGGGCACGCTGGTGAACCACGAGATCGTGCGCTACGACTGGATCATCGCCGGCCTCCTAATCGGCACGGTGATCGGCTATCCCCTCGGCATGTTCGTGCCGATGACGGCGATGCCGCAGCGGATCGCGATCTCTCACATGTTCGGCGCACTCGCGGCCACCCTGGTGGGCATCGCGGAGTACTACACGGCGATGTCGCACGGCGGGGTCGAGGGCCCCAAGATGGCCGCGCTCGGGTTCGAGGTGGTGTTCGGGGCGCTCACGGTGAGCGGGAGCTTCATGGCGTTCGGCAAGCTCCAGGAGTTCATCACCGGCCGGCCGGTGACCTACCCGGGGCAGAACCTGGCGAACATCGGCCTCTTCGCGCTCACCCTGGCGATCTTCGCCTTTCTGATCGTGCATCCGGGGCACCCGGCGCTGTTCTACAGCATGGTGCTGTTCAGCTTCGTCTTCGGCTTCCTCCTGGTGCTCCCCATCGGCGGGGCCGACATGCCGGTGGTCATCTCCCTGATGAACTCCTACGCCGGGCTGGCCTCCGCGGCCACCGGCTTCGCCATCGGCAATAACGTGCTGATCATCGCCGGCGCGCTGGACGGAGCCTCGGGCTTCATCCTCTCGATCATCATGAGCAAGGCGATGAACCGCTCCTTCGGCAACGTCCTGTTCGGCGCCTTCGGGAGCGCGGGCGGACTGGCCTCCACCAAGACCGCCACCGGGTTGACGGTGCGTCCGATCTCCATCGAGGACGCGGCCATCCAACTGGCCTACGCGCAACACGTGATCGTGGTGCCGGGGTACGGCCTGGCGGTGGCCCAGGCGCAGCACCAGGTCCGGGAGCTGGCGGACCTGGTGGAGAAGAACGGGGGCGACGTGAAGTACGCGATCCACCCCGTCGCCGGCCGGATGCCGGGGCACATGAACGTGCTGTTGGCAGAGGCCAACATTGCGTACGACAAGCTCAAGGAGATGGAGGAGATCAACGGCGAGTTCGCCCACGCCGACGTGGCCCTGGTCATCGGGGCCAACGACGTGGTGAACCCGGCCGCCCGCAGCGACCGCTCCAGCCCGATCTACGGCATGCCTATCCTCAACGTGGACCAGGCGAAGCATGTCATCGTGATGAAACGGAGCATGAACACCGGATTTGCCGGTATCGAGAACGAGCTGTTCTACGACCCCAAGACTTCCATGCTGTTCGGCGATGCGAAGGCGTCCCTCACCAAGCTGGTGGCGGAGGTCAAGAACGTCTAG